Proteins from a genomic interval of Kitasatospora herbaricolor:
- a CDS encoding cobalamin biosynthesis protein has product MRGLTRGAAFALGAVAGHLADARFADPRRGHPVAAFGTAAGRLERLLWRDRRAAGAAYTALCVGTVATVATLADRTLGRSPAGRAALAAAATWTVLGGTSLIREAGTVGRSLSAGDLTAARERLPHLCGRDPSALDEQQIARAVVESVAENTADAVVNALVWGALAGTPGLLAFRAVNTLDAMVGHRSPRYVRFGWASARLDDVAGWPGARLTALLTVLAAPRPATAWRVWHRDGAAHPSPNAGRAEAAFAGALGVRLGGTLAYGERVEHRPVLGRELPPVGVADIERACRLSRRVGLLALGVTAAGHALLHGAGRGLTRQRKGGRN; this is encoded by the coding sequence GTGCGCGGGCTGACCCGCGGCGCAGCCTTCGCCCTGGGCGCCGTCGCCGGACACCTGGCCGACGCCCGCTTCGCCGACCCGCGACGCGGTCACCCGGTGGCCGCCTTCGGCACCGCCGCCGGCCGCCTGGAACGGCTGCTCTGGCGCGACCGGCGGGCCGCCGGCGCGGCGTACACCGCGCTCTGCGTGGGCACCGTCGCGACCGTCGCCACGCTCGCCGACCGCACCCTGGGACGCTCGCCGGCAGGCAGGGCGGCGCTGGCCGCCGCCGCGACCTGGACGGTGCTCGGCGGCACCTCGCTCATCCGGGAGGCCGGGACCGTCGGGCGCTCGCTCTCGGCGGGGGACCTCACCGCCGCCCGGGAGCGGCTGCCGCACCTGTGCGGGCGCGACCCGAGCGCGCTGGACGAGCAGCAGATCGCCCGGGCGGTGGTGGAGTCCGTCGCCGAGAACACCGCCGACGCGGTGGTGAACGCCCTGGTCTGGGGAGCGCTGGCCGGCACCCCCGGCCTGCTCGCCTTCCGGGCCGTCAACACCCTGGACGCGATGGTCGGGCACCGCTCGCCCCGCTACGTCCGCTTCGGCTGGGCCTCGGCCCGGCTGGACGACGTGGCCGGCTGGCCCGGCGCCCGGCTCACCGCGCTGCTGACCGTCCTGGCCGCGCCCCGGCCCGCCACCGCCTGGCGGGTCTGGCACCGCGACGGCGCGGCCCACCCCAGCCCCAACGCCGGCCGGGCCGAGGCCGCCTTCGCCGGCGCGCTGGGCGTGCGCCTCGGCGGCACCCTGGCCTACGGCGAGAGGGTCGAGCACCGGCCGGTACTGGGCCGCGAACTGCCCCCGGTCGGGGTGGCCGACATCGAACGGGCCTGCCGGCTCTCCCGCCGGGTCGGGCTGCTCGCGCTCGGCGTCACCGCCGCCGGGCACGCCCTCCTGCACGGCGCGGGCCGGGGCCTCACACGTCAACGGAAGGGTGGCCGCAATTGA
- a CDS encoding helix-turn-helix domain-containing protein yields the protein MRSRQPSVTPVPFSPMAARAHRAGLGLTPHQVAEGMAAHGVRLLPAHVIGWETGEIRPSEEEFIALARALWCPPAQLMGARPACLRDFRVARELGRDEAARRIGLSPRAYDLAEDAGRWTGDEDRTYALAQVLGMTLREVVAVLGRGEELDQRLRRCVDGRWQAQVKAVGRIVPVPKELLAAVLTDLQNEYQVTAHWGSGGWGSSAPAQPEPPRQTRPLGERFWELLSRRPTEIPV from the coding sequence ATGCGATCCAGACAGCCCTCCGTGACGCCGGTGCCCTTCTCGCCCATGGCGGCCAGGGCGCACCGCGCCGGGCTGGGCCTGACCCCTCATCAAGTGGCGGAGGGGATGGCCGCGCACGGGGTCCGGCTGCTGCCGGCCCACGTGATCGGCTGGGAGACGGGGGAGATCCGGCCCTCCGAGGAGGAGTTCATCGCCCTCGCCCGCGCCCTGTGGTGCCCGCCCGCCCAGTTGATGGGAGCCCGGCCGGCCTGCCTGCGCGACTTCCGGGTGGCCCGGGAGCTCGGCCGGGACGAGGCCGCCCGCCGGATCGGCCTGTCGCCGCGCGCCTACGACCTCGCCGAGGACGCCGGCCGGTGGACCGGGGACGAGGACCGGACGTACGCGCTCGCCCAGGTGCTCGGGATGACGCTGCGGGAGGTGGTGGCCGTCCTCGGCCGTGGGGAGGAGCTGGACCAGCGGCTGCGCCGTTGCGTCGACGGGCGCTGGCAGGCCCAGGTGAAGGCGGTCGGGCGGATCGTCCCGGTGCCGAAGGAACTGCTCGCGGCGGTGCTGACGGACCTGCAGAACGAGTACCAGGTGACGGCGCACTGGGGCTCCGGCGGCTGGGGGTCGTCCGCCCCGGCGCAGCCCGAGCCCCCGCGGCAGACCCGGCCGCTCGGCGAGCGCTTCTGGGAGCTGCTGTCCCGGCGGCCCACCGAGATCCCGGTCTGA
- a CDS encoding alpha/beta hydrolase family protein translates to MRWGTAAVVAAAAAGTGVAVLALGRKVSERAVHPRADHASGARPVRVLGVAAGRVTLTRTVETARPGRYALEWGADGHAVVGEVLQSDQQAVTRRLERADTGTLETGTVVRLTPRVHLGDPTTALGLPFLETAAVGEAGPLPAWYLDGMRGTWVLLVHGPGADRQQTLPVVPLLHRLRLPVLAVTYRGDEGAPASPDGLGHFGDTEWRDVEAAVRLALDSGAGKVVLFGWSLGATMALQTAARSAWAEAVSGLILDSPVLDWSRTVRREAAGAGVSAPLAGLGALAAQGRSGVDLAGFARLAEGTDLRVPTLLMQSPDDAVAPWPAAERLAGRREDLVSLRPVPGAAHAALWNADPHGYEENLRRFLTPLL, encoded by the coding sequence ATGCGTTGGGGAACCGCAGCAGTCGTGGCGGCCGCCGCGGCCGGTACGGGCGTGGCCGTACTGGCCCTCGGGCGCAAGGTGTCGGAGCGGGCGGTGCACCCCCGCGCGGACCACGCGTCCGGCGCCCGGCCGGTCCGGGTGCTCGGCGTGGCCGCCGGCCGGGTCACCCTCACCCGGACGGTGGAGACCGCCCGTCCGGGCCGCTACGCCCTGGAATGGGGGGCCGACGGCCACGCGGTGGTCGGCGAGGTCCTGCAGAGCGACCAGCAGGCCGTCACCCGCCGGCTGGAGCGGGCGGACACCGGCACCCTGGAGACCGGCACCGTGGTGCGGCTGACCCCCCGGGTCCACCTGGGGGACCCGACCACCGCGCTCGGGCTGCCCTTCCTGGAGACCGCCGCGGTCGGCGAGGCCGGGCCGCTGCCCGCCTGGTACCTGGACGGGATGCGCGGCACCTGGGTGCTGCTGGTGCACGGCCCGGGGGCGGACCGGCAGCAGACGCTCCCGGTCGTCCCGCTGCTGCACCGCCTGCGACTGCCGGTGCTGGCCGTCACCTACCGGGGCGACGAGGGCGCGCCGGCCTCGCCCGACGGGCTCGGCCACTTCGGCGACACCGAGTGGCGCGACGTCGAGGCGGCCGTCCGGCTGGCGCTGGACAGCGGCGCGGGCAAGGTCGTGCTGTTCGGCTGGTCGCTGGGCGCCACCATGGCCCTCCAGACGGCGGCCCGCTCGGCCTGGGCCGAGGCGGTGAGCGGCCTGATCCTCGACTCGCCGGTGCTCGACTGGTCCAGGACGGTGCGCAGGGAGGCCGCCGGGGCGGGTGTCAGCGCCCCGCTGGCCGGGCTCGGGGCACTGGCCGCCCAGGGGCGCTCCGGCGTCGACCTGGCGGGCTTCGCACGGCTCGCCGAGGGCACCGACCTGCGGGTGCCGACGCTGCTGATGCAGAGCCCGGACGACGCGGTCGCCCCCTGGCCGGCCGCCGAGCGTCTGGCCGGCCGCCGTGAGGACCTGGTCAGCCTGCGCCCGGTGCCCGGGGCCGCGCACGCCGCGCTGTGGAACGCCGACCCGCACGGGTACGAGGAGAACCTGCGGCGCTTCCTCACGCCGCTGTTGTGA
- a CDS encoding CDP-alcohol phosphatidyltransferase family protein gives MTVTDPETIAGLDDEETELRRRRWARDRELRAPRSPQHLSTADFLTLGNAVCGFLAIYSITTGVLVPHITNPDAAPDRHSAATAVVLLLIGSMCDLFDGLVARKLRSSALGAELDNLADLISFGIAPAYFVAVWGMVSPGSDSRLSALIALTVLLSVVLRLARFSAVKMRPGVFQGMPCPMGAMTVIAIVLLDPPFLPGLLAIAGTAYLMMSRIEYPKPQGLLATATLCWIVVSIGCLAAWATGLPGGDTLLHIGAFAQIALAAMAPLLVIRRKVGQKVGDVRARRAESRLGCDGEL, from the coding sequence TTGACCGTGACTGATCCTGAGACGATCGCGGGTCTGGACGACGAGGAGACGGAGCTGCGTCGCCGCCGCTGGGCGCGCGACCGCGAGCTGCGCGCTCCGCGTTCGCCCCAGCACCTGTCCACCGCTGACTTCCTGACCCTGGGGAACGCCGTCTGCGGCTTCCTGGCGATCTACTCGATCACCACCGGGGTCCTGGTCCCGCACATCACCAACCCGGACGCCGCGCCGGACCGGCACAGCGCCGCCACCGCCGTGGTGCTGCTGCTCATCGGCTCGATGTGCGACCTGTTCGACGGCCTGGTGGCACGCAAGCTGCGTTCCTCCGCGCTCGGCGCCGAACTGGACAACCTGGCCGACCTGATCAGCTTCGGCATCGCGCCGGCCTACTTCGTCGCGGTCTGGGGCATGGTCTCGCCGGGCTCCGACAGCCGGCTGTCGGCCCTGATCGCCCTCACGGTGCTGCTCTCGGTGGTGCTGCGGCTCGCCCGCTTCTCCGCCGTGAAGATGCGTCCGGGGGTCTTCCAGGGCATGCCCTGCCCGATGGGCGCGATGACGGTGATCGCCATCGTGCTGCTGGACCCGCCGTTCCTGCCGGGCCTGCTGGCCATCGCCGGTACCGCGTACCTGATGATGAGCCGGATCGAGTACCCGAAGCCGCAGGGCCTGCTGGCCACCGCGACGCTCTGCTGGATCGTCGTCAGCATCGGCTGCCTGGCCGCCTGGGCGACCGGCCTGCCGGGTGGCGACACCCTGCTGCACATCGGCGCCTTCGCCCAGATCGCGCTGGCCGCGATGGCCCCGCTGCTGGTCATCCGCCGCAAGGTCGGCCAGAAGGTCGGCGACGTCCGCGCCCGCCGGGCGGAGTCCCGCCTCGGCTGCGACGGCGAGCTGTAG
- a CDS encoding phosphatidylserine decarboxylase: MPISPSPHTSVTDRDALAAPTAGRRPRVTIARGATPWFVPTLATAALTTALTRRSGKWALAAVPACALSAGMLWFFRDPEREISTGRVISPADGVVQSIDAWPDGRTRVAIFMSPLNVHVNRAPLPGTVTSVEHVAGGFVPAFNKDSDQNERVVWHFDTELGDIEMVQIAGAVARRIVPYVNAGTKVEQGERIGLIRFGSRVDTYLPAGVEVGVEVGQKTTAGVTRLDRD, encoded by the coding sequence ATGCCCATCAGCCCGTCCCCTCACACCTCCGTCACGGACCGCGATGCCCTCGCCGCTCCGACGGCCGGTCGGCGACCCCGCGTGACCATCGCGCGCGGAGCCACCCCCTGGTTCGTCCCCACCCTGGCCACGGCCGCCCTCACCACCGCCCTCACCAGGCGCAGCGGTAAGTGGGCCCTGGCGGCGGTGCCGGCCTGTGCGCTCAGCGCGGGCATGCTGTGGTTCTTCCGCGACCCCGAGCGTGAGATCAGCACCGGCCGAGTGATCTCGCCCGCCGACGGCGTGGTGCAGAGCATCGACGCCTGGCCGGACGGCCGCACCCGGGTGGCGATCTTCATGAGCCCGCTGAACGTCCACGTGAACCGGGCGCCCCTGCCCGGCACCGTGACCTCGGTCGAGCACGTCGCCGGCGGGTTCGTCCCGGCGTTCAACAAGGACAGCGACCAGAACGAACGTGTCGTGTGGCACTTCGACACCGAGCTCGGCGACATCGAGATGGTGCAGATCGCGGGGGCCGTGGCCCGCCGGATCGTGCCGTACGTGAACGCGGGCACCAAGGTCGAGCAGGGCGAGCGGATCGGTCTGATCCGCTTCGGCTCGCGCGTCGACACCTACCTGCCGGCCGGCGTCGAGGTCGGCGTCGAGGTCGGCCAGAAGACCACTGCCGGGGTGACACGCCTTGACCGTGACTGA
- a CDS encoding acyl-CoA dehydrogenase family protein, translating into MGRLAQTDGLTEIQRDILATVRDFVDKEIIPVATELEHKDEYPTAIVEGMKQLGLFGLTIPEEFGGLGESLLTYALVVEEIARGWMSVSGIVNTHFIVAHMINAHGTQEQKEYFLPRMAAGEIRGAFSMSEPGLGSDVAAISTKGVKDGDFYVLNGQKMWLTNGGTSTLVAVLCKTDEGGSTPYRNMTTFLIEKTPGFGPNPTVPGLTVPGKIEKMGYKGVDTTELVLQDVRIPADRILGGVPGKGFYQMMDGVEVGRVNVAARGCGVARRAFELGISYAQQRSTFGKKISEHQAIQFKLAEMATKVEAAHQMMVMAARKKDSGERNDLEAGMAKYLASEYCKEVVEDSFRIHGGYGFSKEYEIERLYREAPMLLIGEGTAEIQKMIVGRRLLEEYRLAD; encoded by the coding sequence ATGGGACGCCTCGCACAGACCGACGGCCTCACCGAGATCCAGCGGGACATCCTCGCCACCGTGCGGGACTTTGTCGACAAGGAGATCATTCCGGTCGCCACCGAGCTGGAGCACAAGGACGAGTACCCCACCGCCATCGTCGAGGGGATGAAGCAGCTGGGCCTGTTCGGCCTGACCATCCCCGAGGAGTTCGGCGGCCTCGGGGAGTCGCTGCTCACCTACGCCCTGGTGGTGGAGGAGATCGCCCGCGGCTGGATGTCCGTCTCCGGCATCGTCAACACCCACTTCATCGTGGCGCACATGATCAACGCGCACGGCACCCAGGAGCAGAAGGAGTACTTCCTGCCCAGGATGGCGGCCGGCGAGATCCGCGGCGCCTTCTCGATGTCCGAGCCGGGCCTCGGCTCCGACGTCGCGGCGATCTCCACCAAGGGCGTGAAGGACGGCGACTTCTACGTCCTCAACGGCCAGAAGATGTGGCTGACCAACGGCGGCACCTCCACCCTGGTCGCAGTCCTCTGCAAGACCGACGAGGGCGGCAGCACGCCGTACCGCAACATGACCACCTTCCTGATCGAGAAGACGCCCGGCTTCGGCCCGAACCCGACCGTCCCCGGCCTCACCGTGCCCGGGAAGATCGAGAAGATGGGCTACAAGGGCGTCGACACCACCGAGCTGGTGCTGCAGGACGTCCGGATCCCGGCCGACCGGATCCTGGGCGGCGTCCCCGGCAAGGGCTTCTACCAGATGATGGACGGCGTCGAGGTCGGCCGGGTCAACGTGGCCGCCCGCGGCTGCGGAGTGGCCCGCCGCGCCTTCGAGCTGGGCATCTCCTACGCCCAGCAGCGCTCGACCTTCGGCAAGAAGATCTCCGAGCACCAGGCCATCCAGTTCAAGCTGGCCGAGATGGCCACCAAGGTCGAGGCCGCGCACCAGATGATGGTGATGGCCGCCCGCAAGAAGGACAGCGGCGAGCGCAACGACCTGGAGGCCGGCATGGCCAAGTACCTCGCCTCCGAGTACTGCAAGGAGGTCGTGGAGGACTCCTTCCGCATCCACGGCGGCTACGGCTTCTCCAAGGAGTACGAGATCGAGCGCCTCTACCGGGAGGCTCCGATGCTGCTCATCGGTGAAGGAACCGCGGAGATCCAGAAGATGATCGTGGGACGCCGCCTGCTGGAGGAGTACCGACTCGCCGACTGA
- a CDS encoding MaoC family dehydratase, translated as MQFGRTYEEFEVGAVYKHWPGKTVTEYDDHLFCLLTMNHHPLHMDTNYAEKTTDFGRNVVVGNYIYSLLLGMSVPDVSGKAIANLEIESLRHIAPTFHGDTIYGETVVLDKWPSKSKDDRGIVHVETKGYKQDGTVVCIFRRKVMVPTETYIKARGGEQPGRPEPLS; from the coding sequence ATGCAGTTCGGACGCACCTACGAAGAGTTCGAGGTCGGCGCGGTCTACAAGCACTGGCCGGGAAAGACCGTCACCGAGTACGACGACCACCTCTTCTGTCTGCTCACGATGAACCACCACCCGCTCCACATGGACACGAACTACGCCGAGAAGACGACCGACTTCGGCCGGAACGTGGTCGTGGGCAACTACATCTACTCGCTGCTGCTCGGCATGTCCGTCCCGGACGTCTCCGGCAAGGCGATCGCCAACCTGGAGATCGAGTCGCTGCGCCACATCGCGCCGACCTTCCACGGCGACACGATCTACGGCGAGACCGTCGTGCTCGACAAGTGGCCGTCCAAGTCCAAGGACGACCGCGGCATCGTCCACGTCGAGACCAAGGGCTACAAGCAGGACGGCACGGTCGTCTGCATCTTCCGCCGCAAGGTGATGGTGCCGACCGAGACGTACATCAAGGCCCGCGGCGGCGAGCAGCCCGGCCGCCCCGAGCCGCTGTCCTAG
- a CDS encoding HpcH/HpaI aldolase/citrate lyase family protein, whose translation MSTVNRLRPRRSCLAVPGSNPRFLEKAQGLPADQVFLDLEDACAPLVKESARHNIVDALNNGDWGKKTKVVRVNDWTTHWTYRDVITVVEGAGPNLDCIMLPKVQDATQVKALDLLLTQIEKTMGFEVGKIGIEAQIENAKGLVNVDEIAAASPRLETIIFGPADFMASINMKTLVVGQQPPGYPADAYHYILMRILMAARTHDLQAIDGPYLQIRNAEGYREVAGRAAALGFDGKWVLHPDQVAAANEIFSPSQEDYDHAELILDAYDWCTSEAGGAKGSAMLGDEMIDEASRKMALVIAGKGRAAGFERTSKFEPPQS comes from the coding sequence ATGAGCACCGTCAACCGGCTCCGCCCCCGCCGCTCCTGCCTCGCCGTACCGGGCAGCAACCCGCGCTTCCTGGAGAAGGCCCAGGGCCTGCCCGCCGACCAGGTCTTCCTCGACCTGGAGGACGCCTGCGCCCCGCTGGTCAAGGAGAGCGCCCGGCACAACATCGTCGACGCCCTGAACAACGGCGACTGGGGCAAGAAGACCAAGGTCGTCCGGGTCAACGACTGGACCACCCACTGGACGTACCGCGACGTGATCACCGTCGTCGAGGGCGCCGGCCCGAACCTCGACTGCATCATGCTGCCCAAGGTCCAGGACGCGACCCAGGTCAAGGCCCTCGACCTGCTGCTCACCCAGATCGAGAAGACCATGGGCTTCGAGGTCGGCAAGATCGGCATCGAGGCGCAGATCGAGAACGCCAAGGGCCTGGTGAACGTCGACGAGATCGCCGCCGCCTCGCCCCGGCTGGAGACCATCATCTTCGGCCCGGCCGACTTCATGGCCTCGATCAACATGAAGACCCTGGTGGTCGGCCAGCAGCCCCCCGGCTACCCGGCGGACGCCTACCACTACATCCTGATGCGCATCCTGATGGCCGCCCGCACCCACGACCTGCAGGCCATCGACGGTCCCTACCTGCAGATCCGCAACGCCGAGGGCTACCGCGAGGTGGCCGGCCGCGCCGCCGCGCTGGGCTTCGACGGCAAGTGGGTCCTGCACCCGGACCAGGTCGCCGCCGCGAACGAGATCTTCTCGCCCTCGCAGGAGGACTACGACCACGCCGAGCTGATCCTGGACGCCTACGACTGGTGCACCTCCGAGGCCGGCGGCGCCAAGGGCTCCGCGATGCTGGGCGACGAGATGATCGACGAGGCCAGCCGCAAGATGGCCCTGGTCATCGCGGGCAAGGGCCGCGCCGCGGGCTTCGAGCGCACCTCGAAGTTCGAGCCCCCGCAGTCCTGA
- a CDS encoding protein meaA codes for MAAPSERIVRDRPWLMRTYAGHSTASDSNALYRKNLTKGQTGLSVAFDLPTQTGYDSDHVLARGEVGRVGVPVGHVGDMRTLFDGIPLEQTNTSMTINATAMWLLALYQVVAEEQGADIAKLTGTTQNDIVKEYLSRGTHVFPPGPSVRLITDMIAYTVGNIPKWNPINICSYHLQEAGATPVQEIAYAMCTAISVLDAVRDSGQVPAERMGEVVARISFFVNAGVRFVEEMCKMRAFAQLWEKVTLERYGIQDAKQRRFRYGVQVNSLGLTEAQPENNVQRIVLEMLAVTLSKDARARAVQLPAWNEALGLPRPWDQQWSLRIQQVLAYESDLLEYGDIFNGSEVIETKTAALLAGAEAEIAKVLEMGGVIPAVESGYLKSNLVSSHAERRARIESGEDKIVGVNCFDTTEESPLTADLDTAIMVVDPASEQSVLGALKKWRENRDESAVQSALEQLRATAVTSDNLMPATLACARAGVTTGEWSFALRDVFGEYRAPTGVGGAPVAVAAEPGGELAAVREAVAATAAELGAGKLRLLVGKPGLDGHSNGAEQIAVRARDAGFEVVYQGIRLTPEQIVSAAVAEDVHCVGLSILSGAHPELVPDVLNRLRRAGVEDVPVIVGGIIPAADGEALKAAGVAAVFTPKDFGITTIIGRIVDEIRLANRLQPWTPTTAASTS; via the coding sequence ATGGCAGCGCCGAGCGAGCGGATCGTGCGCGACCGGCCCTGGCTGATGCGCACCTACGCGGGCCACTCCACCGCGAGCGACTCCAACGCGTTGTACCGCAAGAACCTCACCAAGGGGCAGACCGGCCTCTCGGTGGCCTTCGACCTGCCGACCCAGACGGGCTACGACTCCGACCACGTCCTCGCCCGCGGCGAGGTCGGCCGGGTCGGCGTCCCGGTGGGCCACGTCGGGGACATGCGGACGCTGTTCGACGGCATCCCGCTCGAACAGACCAACACCTCGATGACGATCAACGCCACCGCGATGTGGCTGCTGGCGCTCTACCAGGTGGTCGCCGAGGAGCAGGGCGCCGACATCGCCAAGCTCACCGGCACCACCCAGAACGACATCGTCAAGGAGTACCTCTCGCGCGGGACGCACGTCTTCCCGCCCGGCCCGTCCGTCCGGCTGATCACCGACATGATCGCCTACACGGTCGGCAACATCCCCAAGTGGAACCCGATCAACATCTGCAGCTACCACCTGCAGGAGGCCGGGGCCACCCCGGTCCAGGAGATCGCCTACGCGATGTGCACCGCGATCTCCGTGCTGGACGCCGTCCGCGACTCCGGCCAGGTGCCGGCGGAGCGGATGGGCGAGGTGGTCGCCCGGATCTCCTTCTTCGTGAACGCCGGCGTGCGCTTCGTCGAGGAGATGTGCAAGATGCGCGCCTTCGCCCAGCTCTGGGAGAAGGTCACCCTGGAGCGCTACGGCATCCAGGACGCCAAGCAGCGCCGGTTCCGGTACGGCGTGCAGGTCAACTCGCTCGGCCTGACCGAGGCCCAGCCGGAGAACAACGTCCAGCGGATCGTCCTGGAGATGCTGGCCGTCACCCTCTCCAAGGACGCCCGCGCCCGCGCCGTCCAGCTGCCTGCCTGGAACGAGGCCCTCGGCCTGCCCCGCCCGTGGGACCAGCAGTGGTCGCTGCGGATCCAGCAGGTGCTGGCCTACGAGTCCGACCTGCTGGAGTACGGCGACATCTTCAACGGCTCCGAGGTCATCGAGACCAAGACGGCCGCGCTGCTGGCCGGCGCCGAGGCGGAGATCGCCAAGGTGCTGGAGATGGGCGGGGTCATCCCGGCCGTCGAGTCCGGCTACCTGAAGTCCAACCTGGTCTCCTCGCACGCCGAGCGGCGGGCCAGGATCGAGTCCGGCGAGGACAAGATCGTCGGGGTCAACTGCTTCGACACCACCGAGGAGAGCCCGCTCACGGCCGACCTCGACACCGCGATCATGGTGGTGGACCCGGCCTCCGAGCAGTCGGTGCTGGGCGCGCTCAAGAAGTGGCGGGAGAACCGCGACGAGAGCGCCGTCCAGAGTGCCCTGGAGCAGCTGCGGGCGACCGCGGTCACCTCGGACAACCTGATGCCCGCCACGCTGGCCTGCGCCCGCGCGGGGGTCACCACCGGCGAGTGGTCCTTCGCCCTGCGGGACGTCTTCGGCGAGTACCGCGCGCCCACCGGCGTCGGCGGCGCCCCGGTCGCGGTCGCGGCCGAGCCCGGCGGCGAGCTGGCCGCCGTCCGTGAGGCGGTGGCCGCCACGGCCGCCGAGCTGGGCGCCGGCAAGCTGCGCCTGCTGGTCGGCAAGCCCGGCCTGGACGGGCACTCCAACGGCGCCGAGCAGATCGCCGTCCGGGCCCGCGACGCCGGCTTCGAGGTGGTCTACCAGGGCATCCGGCTGACGCCCGAGCAGATCGTCTCCGCCGCCGTCGCGGAGGACGTGCACTGCGTGGGTCTGTCGATCCTTTCCGGGGCGCACCCGGAGCTGGTGCCCGACGTCCTGAACCGCCTGCGGCGGGCCGGGGTGGAGGATGTCCCCGTGATCGTGGGTGGCATCATCCCGGCAGCGGACGGCGAGGCCCTCAAGGCCGCCGGCGTCGCTGCCGTGTTCACCCCGAAGGACTTCGGCATCACCACCATCATCGGCCGGATCGTGGACGAGATCCGGCTGGCCAACAGGCTCCAGCCCTGGACGCCGACCACCGCCGCGTCCACCAGCTGA
- the ccrA gene encoding crotonyl-CoA carboxylase/reductase, whose product MKEILDAILSSDSTAADFAALKLPESYRAVTLHKDEEQMFAGLDSRDKDPRKSLHLDDVALPELGPGEALVAVMASAVNYNTVWSSIYEPVSTFGFLERYGRLSPLTKRHDLPYHVLGSDLAGVVLRTGAGVNAWKPGDEVVAHCLSVELESSDGHNDTMMDPEQRIWGFETNFGGLAQIALVKTNQLMPKPAHLTWEEAASPGLVNSTAYRQLVSQNGAGMKQGDNVLIWGASGGLGSYATQYALAGGATPICVVSNDQKAEICRAMGAEAIIDRSAEGYRFWKDENTQDPREWKRLGGRIRELTGGEDVDIVFEHPGRETFGASVYVTRKGGTIVTCASTSGFMHQYDNRYLWMSLKKIVGSHFANYREAWEANRLVAKGKIHPTLSKVYSLDQTGQAALDVHQNKHQGKVGVLCLAPSEGLGVRDLELREKHLPAINRFRDI is encoded by the coding sequence ATGAAGGAAATCCTCGACGCGATCCTCAGCTCCGACAGCACCGCGGCGGACTTCGCCGCGCTCAAGCTGCCGGAGTCCTACCGGGCGGTCACGCTCCACAAGGACGAGGAGCAGATGTTCGCCGGCCTCGACAGCCGCGACAAGGACCCTCGCAAGTCCCTGCACCTGGACGACGTCGCCCTGCCCGAGCTCGGCCCGGGCGAGGCCCTGGTGGCCGTCATGGCCAGCGCCGTGAACTACAACACCGTGTGGAGCTCGATCTACGAGCCGGTCTCCACCTTCGGCTTCCTGGAGCGCTACGGCCGGCTCTCGCCGCTCACCAAGCGCCACGACCTGCCGTACCACGTGCTCGGCTCCGACCTCGCGGGCGTGGTCCTGCGCACCGGCGCCGGCGTCAACGCCTGGAAGCCGGGCGACGAGGTCGTCGCCCACTGCCTCTCGGTCGAGCTGGAGTCCTCGGACGGCCACAACGACACGATGATGGACCCGGAGCAGCGCATCTGGGGCTTCGAGACCAACTTCGGCGGCCTGGCCCAGATCGCCCTGGTCAAGACCAACCAGCTGATGCCCAAGCCGGCGCACCTCACCTGGGAGGAGGCCGCCTCCCCCGGCCTGGTCAACTCCACCGCCTACCGCCAGCTGGTCAGCCAGAACGGCGCCGGCATGAAGCAGGGCGACAACGTGCTGATCTGGGGCGCCAGCGGCGGCCTCGGCTCGTACGCCACCCAGTACGCGCTGGCCGGCGGCGCCACGCCGATCTGCGTCGTCTCCAACGACCAGAAGGCCGAGATCTGCCGGGCGATGGGCGCCGAGGCGATCATCGACCGCAGCGCCGAGGGCTACCGGTTCTGGAAGGACGAGAACACCCAGGACCCGCGCGAGTGGAAGCGCCTGGGCGGCCGGATCCGCGAGCTGACCGGCGGCGAGGACGTGGACATCGTCTTCGAGCACCCGGGCCGCGAGACCTTCGGCGCCTCGGTGTACGTCACCCGCAAGGGCGGCACCATCGTGACCTGCGCCTCCACCTCCGGCTTCATGCACCAGTACGACAACCGCTACCTGTGGATGTCGCTGAAGAAGATCGTCGGCTCGCACTTCGCCAACTACCGCGAGGCCTGGGAGGCCAACCGCCTGGTGGCGAAGGGCAAGATCCACCCGACCCTGTCCAAGGTCTACTCCCTCGACCAGACCGGCCAGGCCGCGCTCGACGTCCACCAGAACAAGCACCAGGGCAAGGTCGGCGTGCTCTGCCTGGCCCCGTCCGAGGGCCTGGGCGTGCGGGACCTCGAACTGCGCGAGAAGCACCTGCCGGCGATCAACCGCTTCAGGGACATCTGA